In one Platichthys flesus chromosome 3, fPlaFle2.1, whole genome shotgun sequence genomic region, the following are encoded:
- the mcidas gene encoding multicilin, translating into MPRDRTVFGASCHSQMSQHGRRAAVNRKDKALVPRSSSPITVYVELPCIIEEAFSTIAWDDLEDCASAVRRDSNSLGSQVNESDLDDQDFGDYALDFMADSPTTLESSLSPAELVPFQGCVIPPLTPQREFSPEESLIDPFTQAANPPVQDGALWRDIAQCEGRAFGQAVEVNNQLNETLYRQQEEFDSLQERNLHLRQLASRAKHLASVLEKLMTVRDPNEREPVLSCGVKPSLSPCKRQRLDEGYETESSDSVEDMLRDISTRCNAVLHSSATATSTQQESETVRMFGAFSGLQTSVSKATSVRRDRAEAEESVLSFRTSIREHSTIRTQVFPHGRAFTSRSQQGGYRFRWVPNDS; encoded by the exons ATGCCAAGAGACAGAACCGTGTTTGGTGCGTCCTGCCACAGCCAAATGTCACAGCACGGGAGGAGAGCTGCAGTGAACAGAAAG GATAAAGCGCTTGTGCCAAGGAGCAGCAGCCCGATAACTGTGTACGTGGAGCTCCCCTGCATAATTGAAGAAG CTTTTTCAACAATCGCCTGGGATGATTTGGAGGACTGCGCATCTGCAGTGAGGAGGGACAGTAATTCCCTGGGCTCTCAG GTGAATGAATCTGATCTAGATGACCAAGACTTTGGAGATTATGCGCTGGACTTTATGGCAG ATTCTCCCACCACACTGGAGAGCAGTCTGTCTCCAGCTGAACTGGTCCCGTTTCAGGGATGTGTCATTCCTCCCCTCACCCCTCAGCGGGAGTTCTCTCCAGAGGAAAGTCTTATCGACCCATTCACCCAAGCTGCCAACCCACCTGTCCAGGATGGAGCTCTATGGCGGGACATCGCCCAGTGTGAGGGCAGAGCTTTTGGACAGGCTGTGGAAGTCAACAATCAG CTCAACGAGACTCTCTACAGACAACAGGAAGAGTTTGACTCTCTGCAGGAGAGAAATCTCCACCTCAGGCAACTGGCCAGTCGAGCGAAGCACTTGGCCTCAGTGCTTGAA AAACTGATGACAGTCAGAGACCCAAATGAACGAGAGCCAGTTCTGTCCTGTGGTGTTAAACCTTCTCTGAGTCCCTGCAAGCGTCAGCGTCTGGATGAAGGATATGAGACCGAGTCGTCCGACTCAGTGGAGGACATGCTCAGAGACATCAGCACACGCTGCAATGCTGTCCTGCACAGCTCTGCCACTGCAACGAGCACACAGCAGGAATCGGAGACTGTGCGCATGTTCGGTGCGTTCTCTGGCCTACAGACGTCTGTATCCAAAGCCACGAGCgtgaggagagacagagcagaggctgaggagagTGTCTTGTCCTTCAGGACTTCTATCAGAGAGCACAGCACCATAAGGACTCAGGTGTTTCCTCATGGCCGAGCCTTCACATCGCGGAGTCAGCAGGGCGGATACAGATTCCGCTGGGTTCCCAACGACAGCTGA
- the LOC133933537 gene encoding cyclin-O codes for MKKVFTLADKAWVGSNLLYKWQKTVGNFIAVAGKDNSVKIFDRHGHKWTELNLPGRCVGMDWDKDGDILAVIAEKSRSIFLWDASVNKSSKINSGMRDQMSLILWSKTSPMFAVGTVKGNLMIYNQQTSCKIPVLGKHSKKITCGCWSAQNLLALGSEDNTLSISNHKGDTIRRTTLCGEPHEIDFSVMKTDERSSPGESTVSVSVGKKILMLFNINNPDNGVELTFQRRYGNIVSYHWYGDGNILIGFSNGYTVVISTHLREIGKELYPAYNHKDSLNSVAISSSLNKAASCGDNSIMIHDLSELKDNTNVVRLDYETKGLDHLSWTDDGQLLAISTQKGTLHGFLTTLPILGDRFGTRLAYLTSPLEVTVSNQVEGETPVAIEVDIEPTFIAVGPYHVAVGMNKRAWFYALVENEPGFKKLEDFECLGTIASMCLNSNYAAALFEGKVQLHMIEGKDHKEKKQMKMFPDDDRYGRILCHALTSDFLYYGTDSGNVVCVLMEDLRTVSSYSHSVGVRKVFPDQTGTRLVFIDDKNNGFLLSPENIKDPCIELPNFSPTITGVLWENWYADRGVFVAYDNDKVYTYALHKTTIYGPRVVLVGSTTLLFPQKPLLLYNGVLTCQTASGKTSEVALSTNSFLKHSTKCTDSPPEFSKQLTQALMLKRFHEAWDLCKSAGSDADWAELGKTCLLHMEVDLAIEVYSNSGNTDMVLFLQGIQGTVNMNLLAGHLAKVLEDYNQAQKLYLSSNCPVAALEMRRDLQQWESALMLAKRLAKDQIPFISKEYAVHLELIGDYENALAHYKRGMTRNKKFQEHDEACQAGIARMSIRMGDIKKGAAQAIRHPSSVLKKVCGAILESMKKFPEAAQLYEKGQYYDKAASLYIRCKNWSKVGDLLPQVSSPKIHLQYAKAKEEDGKYEDAARAYESAKDWDNVIRVLLDHLNNPEDAVRIVMETPTIDRVKMVARFFLRLNDESSAIHFLVLCKYKDEAFQLAAQRGKMEVYVDFIGSEATQEDYQSIAFYFEGGRKHLQAGKFFQKCGHYSRALGHFLKCSNTDDNLAVEMAIETVRQAKDSSLTNQLIDYLMGESDGMPKDARYLFRLYMVLQRHKEAARTAIIFAREEQCAGHYCNAHNVLVSMYTELRAQKAKIPKDMTTDLMIYHSYKLAKLHSNRGEHLKAGHMLLRVSNYISRFPKHVVTILTEAVIECHRSGLRDSAYKLGALLMRPEYRNEIDKKNRRLIEWLVRRPDKDLEEEKTPCPFCGCKLPQNELQCYSCKNNVPYCIATGRHMLKEDWSECPHCEFPALYSEFTRLLETEGVCPMCSETVRVKQLKKISDCSQSKVKEMVSVVDGGCGSEAGHKRRRTGSSSPPTDALTPARQRRSEARHRKQKLISRLSDSGFQEDLGDSPVSTPNQTPTVSPLRVPEPAAGQQLSGGWFLQYGDIGFRVQREREDHFHPCRSLARQPQLTAEARCKLVSWLIPVHRHFRLSFECCCLAVNIMDRFLASTAVAADCFQLLGVTALLLATKQVEVGSPRISHLLSLCCDAFTKEQLCNLECLILLRLNFRLAAPTLAFFIDYYTNCMEAAQNEAGGGFARRKLDTKRPRRCSDLAQKVCELSLADYAFNKYPASLTASCALRLASEVMKTEQGLKIQSGKDQWDSFVDEPCVQTALSERSVGQEGHNQNLARECKDNLKMLVSLNQEKLDRMSNM; via the exons ATGAAGAAGGTTTTTACTCTTGCTGACAAAGCCTGGGTGGGTTCTAACCTACTCTATAAGTGGCAGAAAACGGTTGGTAATTTCATTGCTGTTGCCGGAAAAGACAACTCAGTGAAAATATTTGACCGACATGGACACAAGTGGACTGAATTAAACCTGCCAGGGCGCTGTGTGGGTATGGACTGGGATAAGGATGGCGACATTCTGGCTGTGATAGCTGAAAAATCCAGGTCCATCTTCCTCTGGGATGCGAGTGTCAATAAGTCTTCCAAGATAAACAGCGGCATGAGAGATCAGATGTCTCTGATCTTGTGGTCAAAGACGAGCCCAATGTTTGCTGTCGGGACGGTCAAAGGAAACCTTATGATCTACAATCAGCAAACTTCATGCAAGATCCCTGTTCTGGGTAAACACTCTAAAAAGATCACCTGTGGGTGCTGGAGTGCTCAGAACCTCCTGGCTCTCGGAAGTGAAGACAACACGCTGAGCATCAGCAATCATAAGGGGGACACCATCAGACGGACAACACTTTGCGGTGAGCCTCATGAAATCGacttctctgtgatgaagacagATGAAAGGTCTTCTCCAGGAGAGagcactgtgagtgtgtctgtgggaaaGAAGATATTGATGCTTTTCAACATCAATAATCCTGATAACGGGGTAGAACTGACCTTCCAGCGCCGCTATGGGAACATCGTGTCATATCACTGGTATGGTGATGGGAACATACTCATTGGATTCTCCAATGGATACACAGTGGTTATTTCCACTCACCTCAGGGAGATTGGGAAGGAGCTCTACCCGGCTTACAACCATAAAGATAGTCTGAACAGTGTGGCTATCTCATCATCATTAAACAAAGCTGCCTCCTGTGGGGACAACAGCATAATGATCCACGACCTGTCTGAGCTCAAAGATAACACCAATGTTGTTCGATTGGATTATGAGACTAAAGGTCTGGACCATCTGAGCTGGACAGATGACGGACAGCTACTGGCTATTTCCACACAGAAAGGGACACTCCATGGTTTCCTCACCACGCTGCCTATTCTGGGTGACAGGTTTGGAACACGGCTGGCGTACCTCACCTCCCCGCTGGAGGTCACCGTCTCCAACCAGGTGGAAGGAGAGACCCCTGTGGCCATAGAAGTGGACATCGAGCCCACTTTCATTGCAGTCGGACCGTACCATGTGGCGGTGGGGATGAACAAGAGAGCCTGGTTCTACGCACTTGTAGAAAATGAACCTGGTTTTAAGAAGCTTGAGGACTTTGAGTGTTTGGGGACGATAGCCAGCATGTGCCTGAACTCCAACTACGCAGCAGCGCTCTTTGAGGGAAAGGTGCAGCTGCACATGATCGAAGGCAAAGACCACAAGGAGaagaaacagatgaagatgtttcCTGATGATGACAGGTATGGTCGGATCCTTTGCCACGCCCTCACTTCTGACTTCCTGTACTATGGCACTGATTCAGGTAATGTAGTGTGTGTCCTGATGGAGGACTTGAGGACTGTGAGCAGCTACAGCCATTCAGTCGGCGTGAGGAAAGTGTTCCCTGACCAAACTGGCACTCGGCTGGTCTTCATCGATGACAAAAACAACGGCTTCCTGCTCTCCCCTGAAAATATCAAGGACCCCTGCATCGAGCTCCCCAACTTCTCTCCCACCATCACAGGAGTGCTGTGGGAGAACTGGTATGCTGACAGAGGAGTGTTTGTAGCTTATGACAACGACAAGGTCTACACCTACGCCCTGCATAAAACCACCATATACGGTCCCAGAGTGGTTCTGGTGGGAAGCACCACGCTCCTGTTTCCCCAGAAGCCTTTGCTATTGTACAACGGCGTTCTGACTTGTCAGACAGCAAGTGGGAAGACCAGTGAAGTGGCTCTGAGTACAAACTCATTCCTCAAGCACTCAACCAAGTGCACAGATTCGCCGCCTGAGTTCAGCAAGCAGCTCACACAGGCTCTCATGCTGAAGAGGTTCCACGAAGCCTGGGATCTGTGCAAGTCCGCAGGCAGTGATGCAGACTGGGCAGAGTTAGGCAAAACGTGCCTGCTCCACATGGAGGTCGATCTGGCCATCGAGGTCTACAGCAATAGTGGGAACACGGACATGGTCCTGTTTTTGCAGGGTATCCAGGGTACAGTGAATATGAATCTGCTGGCAGGACATTTGGCCAAGGTTCTGGAAGACTACAACCAGGCTCAGAAACTCTACCTGTCCTCAAACTGCCCAGTCGCTGCCCTGGAGATGAGGAGAGACCTGCAGCAGTGGGAGAGCGCTCTTATGTTAGCGAAGAGGCTAGCAAAAGATCAGATCCCTTTTATATCAAAAGAATATGCTGTCCACTTGGAGTTAATTGGAGACTATGAGAACGCACTGGCTCACTATAAAAGAGGCATGACCCGCAATAAAAAATTCCAGGAGCACGACGAGGCGTGTCAAGCAGGTATAGCCAGGATGTCCATCAGAATGGGTGACATCAAGAAAGGAGCCGCACAGGCTATTCGGCACCCGAGCAGTGTGCTTAAGAAAGTATGTGGAGCCATACTGGAGAGCATGAAGAAATTCCCTGAGGCTGCTCAGCTCTATGAGAAAGGCCAATATTATGATAAGGCTGCGTCACTTTACATTCGTTGCAAGAACTGGTCGAAGGTGGGAGACCTACTGCCACAGGTTTCCTCTCCCAAGATCCACTTGCAGTATGCCAAGGCCAAAGAGGAGGATGGAAAGTATGAGGACGCAGCCCGGGCCTATGAGAGCGCGAAGGACTGGGACAACGTGATCCGAGTTCTGCTGGACCACCTGAACAACCCTGAGGACGCTGTGCGCATCGTCATGGAGACGCCGACCATTGACAGAGTAAAAATGGTTGCCAGGTTCTTCCTACGGTTGAACGACGAAAGCTCAGCCATCCACTTCCTGGTTCTGTGCAAGTACAAAGATGAAGCCTTCCAGCTGGCAGCGCAGCGCGGAAAAATGGAGGTCTACGTCGACTTCATCGGCTCTGAGGCGACACAGGAGGATTACCAGAGCATCGCTTTCTACtttgaaggaggaaggaaacatctgCAGGCTGGAAAGTTCTTCCAGAAGTGTGGACACTACAGCAGAGCCCTGGGACACTTCCTGAAGTGTTCCAACACAGACGACAACCTGGCAGTGGAGATGGCCATTGAGACGGTGCGTCAGGCCAAAGACAGCTCTTTGACCAATCAGCTGATAGATTACCTGATGGGGGAGAGTGACGGCATGCCCAAGGATGCCAGGTACCTCTTCCGTCTCTACATGGTGTTGCAGCGACACAAGGAGGCTGCTCGAACGGCCATCATCTTCgccagagaggagcagtgtgcAGGGCACTACTGTAATGCCCATAACGTGCTGGTCAGCATGTACACGGAGCTGAGGGCCCAGAAGGCTAAGATCCCTAAGGACATGACCACCGATCTGATGATCTATCACTCTTACAAACTTGCGAAGCTGCATTCAAACAGAGGAGAACACCTTAAAGCGGGCCACATGCTCCTTCGAGTCTCCAACTACATCAGCCGGTTTCCTAAACATGTTGTTACCATTCTGACGGAAGCAGTCATAGAGTGTCACCGCTCCGGGTTGAGAGACTCGGCCTATAAGCTTGGAGCCCTGCTGATGAGACCAGAGTACCGAAACGAGATCGACAAGAAGAACCGGAGGCTGATTGAGTGGTTGGTTCGACGTCCCGATAAagatctggaggaggaaaagactCCATGTCCGTTCTGTGGCTGCAAGCTCCCACAGAACGAGCTGCAGTGTTATTCCTGCAAGAACAACGTGCCCTATTGCATCGCCACGGGTCGTCACATGCTGAAAGAAGACTGGTCagagtgtcctcactgtgaattCCCTGCTCTCTACTCGGAGTTCACTCGGTTGTTGGAGACGGAGGGTGTGTGTCCGATGTGCTCAGAGACTGTGAGGGTCAAACAGCTGAAGAAGATCTCGGATTGTTCCCAAT CTAAggttaaa GAGATGGTGTCTGTTGTGGACGGTGGCTGCGGATCGGAGGCCGGACACAAGCGGAGACGCACGGGCAGCTCGTCCCCTCCAACAGACGCGCTCACCCCGGCTCGACAGCGCAGGTCAGAGGCCAggcacaggaaacagaaactcataTCCAGGCTGAGTGACTCCGGTTTCCAGGAGGACCTGGGAGACTCTCCGGTCTCAACCCCGAACCAGACACCCACAGTGTCCCCGCTCCGAGTGCCGGAGCCTGCAGCAGGACAGCAGCTGTCCGGCGGCTGGTTCCTCCAGTACGGTGACATCGGCTTCCGCgtccagagggagagagaggatcaCTTCCATCCCTGCAGGAGCTTGGCACGGCAGCCACAG CTGACGGCAGAGGCGCGCTGTAAGCTCGTCAGCTGGCTCATCCCTGTGCACAGACATTTCCGTCTGTCGTTCGAGTGCTGCTGCCTGGCGGTGAACATCATGGACAGGTTCCTGGCGTCCACAGCGGTGGCTGCTGACTGCTTCCAGCTACTGGGGGTCACTGCACTTCTTTTAGCCACTAAACAG GTGGAGGTTGGCTCGCCACGGATCAGCCATCTCTTGTCATTGTGCTGCGATGCCTTCACCAAGGAGCAGCTCTGCAACCTGGAGTGTCTCATCCTCCTTCGCCTCAACTTCCGCCTCGCTGCACCCACCCTGGCCTTCTTCATAGACTACTACACCAACTGCATGGAGGCCGCCCAGAACGAAGCTGGTGGTGGTTTTGCAAGAAGAAAACTGGACACAAAAAGACCCAGGCGGTGCAGCGACCTCGCACAAAAGGTGTGCGAGCTGAGTTTAGCAGACTATGCTTTCAACAAGTACCCAGCATCTCTGACTGCCAGCTGTGCACTGAGGCTCGCCAGTGAGGTAATGAAAACAGAGCAGGGGCTCAAAATCCAGTCAGGGAAAGACCAGTGGGACAGTTTTGTGGATGAGCCATGTGTCCAAACAGCCTTATCCGAGAGATCTGTAGGTCAGGAGGGCCACAACCAGAATCTGGCTCGGGAATGCAAAGACAACCTGAAGATGCTGGTGTCTTTAAACCAGGAGAAACTGGACAGGATGTCCAACATGTGA
- the tut7 gene encoding terminal uridylyltransferase 7 yields MENSGRPYRTKPSGWERGGAPDKEEAWKIPDQGRGQNFRPEGGQQGKKNQGGPFRASPRKGPLGPLSYSPGGFRGGHSPSQKDDSRWFPGPENSGGLRDDVWRERPQQQHWRRSGQTDGPKEDREQGRREDSDGSAHNLGKRRRNRNKKTSFGEENRSRVNEDSTLSTQELQSLRQAESRLLKDGICSLKKKPHSNPNAVYTCTLCDVLLESVSDGYKHVRDKRHKKRVRERQEQVMLTEILPPGPEQISAVTAALEAVVLEHGMNEQDVETRQFVVSIMQDLLLSVLPEIRLRLYGSSCTKFGFKDSDVNIDIQYPPNLHQPDVLLLVKESLSVSPAFVDMEADFHARVPVVICKEKKSGLICKVSAGNENAFQTTSYLSTLANREQLLLPLVLGLRRWAKICEIDRAEEGGLPPYVFALMVIFFLQQRKESLLPTYLNSEIKVFSLGRLSDLNLVQIEDGYLHWTYTPASRDSSQPAEGSCIKGKVPLVFQSPHPPVEVGLLWVEMLRFFSLEFNMADNVISVRTNAVLSREIKDWPKKRIAVEDPFAVKRNVARTVNSQQMFEYIVHCLKTTYKYFALPLNTPAANCKTGARRGPIQGVDAKALNKGILDPSDFSQLTLQSQHASQPKAVENGPEDSDCIIEEEVEVEEYSDSDEEKEKVDLGKSSLSEDEDEQDEDAHTRHHLDSLTTEDEEIFLVDEISGEELLSDEEGPDLDTPGSMDEEEEEDESNLSLQTSEEAVKDGLPENKSPKQRLSYEFTRQAFTRGKPHMVVCSLCKRDGHLKKDCPEDFKKVQLEPLPPMTSDFLGRLDKVCEQCYTDFAPDELEVGVREHILKDVENFVRRQFAGARLQLFGSSKNGYGFRQSDLDICMVLEGQDTIPDAECITIIESLARLLRKHPGLKNILPITTAKVPIVKFYHVRTGLEGDISLYNTLALHNTHLLASYAAIDRRVKILCYVMKVFAKMCDIGDASRGSLSSYAYTLMVLYFLQQRNPPVIPVLQEIYDGKKKPESLVDGWNVYFFDDLKTLPSRWSQYGGNTESVGDLWLGLLRFYTEDFDFREHVICIRQHGRLTTFNKQWTSKYIVIEDPFDLNHNLGAGLSRKMTNFIMKAFINGRTLFGTPIKSLPLEYPSQMEYFFDSEVLTEGEVAPNDRCCRICGKIGHFMKDCPLRKRSKHRWDSDKRQEHQRDRMDSADDTRDQVRHKNENWRKRDALEIRCCYLCGSSTHIKKDCQLYRNPAGNVKMDNYNYPASGHMRNLREKEKQGLPLQEEKKRKQQNVMSSQQAGSPACRNVGRSGPRKSPVE; encoded by the exons ATGGAAAACTCAGGCAGGCCTTACCGGACCAAGCCAAGCGGctgggagaggggaggagcacCAGACAAGGAAGAAGCTTGGAAGATCCCAGACCAGGGTCGAGGACAGAACTTCAGACCAGAGGGAGGTCAGCAGGGCAAGAAGAATCAGGGTGGGCCCTTTCGGGCCAGCCCCAGGAAGGGGCCACTGGGACCTCTGAGCTACTCCCCTGGTGGATTTAGAGGCGGCCATAGCCCCTCACAGAAGGATGACAGTCGTTGGTTTCCTGGTCCCGAGAACAGTGGTGGGCTCAGAGACGATGTCTGGAGGGAgcgtccacagcagcagcactggagGAGGAGTGGCCAGACCGATGGTCCGAAGGAAGACAgggagcaggggaggagagaggactcCGATGGCAGTGCCCATAATTTAG GGAAAAGAcggagaaacagaaacaagaagACATCTTTTGGTGAAGAGAACAGGAGCCGTGTAAATGAAGACTCCACACTATCAACCCAAGAGCTGCAGAGCCTGCGTCAAGCAGAGAGTCGACTCCTCAAAGACGGGATCTGCTCCTTGAAGAAG AAGCCCCACAGTAACCCCAATGCAGTGTACACCTGCACTCTGTGTGATGTTCTCTTGGAATCTGTGTCTGACGGTTACAAGCATGTCAGAGACAAACGGCACAAGAAAAGAGTCAGG gagaGGCAAGAACAGGTGATGCTGACTGAGATTCTGCCTCCAGGTCCGGAGCAGATCAGTGCAGTGACTGCTGCACTAGAGGCTGTTGTCCTGGAGCATGGGATGAACGAGCAGGATGTTGAGACAAGACAGTTTGTTGTCTCCATCATGCAAGacctccttctctccgtccTGCCTG AGATCAGGCTCAGGCTTTATGGATCGTCTTGCACCAAGTTTGGATTTAAGGATTCTGATGTTAACATTGACATTCAGTATCCACCTAAT CTGCATCAGCCGGACGTCTTGTTGTTGGTCAAGGAAAGTCTCTCTGTGAGCC CTGCCTTTGTTGACATGGAAGCAGATTTTCATGCCAGGGTGCCTGTTGTCATttgcaaagagaaaaagag TGGCTTGATCTGCAAAGTGAGCGCAGGGAATGAAAACGCATTTCAAACCACCTCCTATCTTTCTACTCTTGCGAATCgggagcagcttctcctcccactGGTTCTGGGCCTCAGACGCTGGGCCAAG ATTTGTGAAATTGACCGTGCAGAGGAAGGTGGGCTGCCACCGTACGTCTTCGCCCTgatggttattttctttttacagcagCGCAAAGAGTCCCTCTTGCCTACCTACCTGAACAGTGAG ATCAAGGTGTTTTCACTCGGCAGGTTGTCAGACTTAAATCTCGTCCAAATAGAAGATGGGTATTTACATTGGACTTACACTCCTGCCTCCAGAGACTCCTCACAGCCAGCAGAGGGCTCCTGTATCAAGGGAAAG GTTCCACTGGTGTTTCAGAGCCCTCATCCGCCTGTTGAAGTCGGGCTCCTCTGGGTTGAAATGCTTCGCTTCTTCTCGCTGGAGTTCAACATGGCTGACAATGTAATAAGTGTGCGGACCAATGCCGTCCTCTCCCGAGAGATTAAAGACTGGCCAAAGAAACGCATCGCAGTGGAAG ACCCTTTTGCTGTGAAGAGAAACGTGGCCCGGACAGTGAACAGCCAGCAAATGTTTGAGTACATTGTCCACTGCCTCAAAACCACGTACAAGTACTTTGCACTTCCACTCAACACACCAGCGGCTAATTGTAAGACAGGAGCGCGGCGTGGACCTATTCAAGGGGTAGATGCGAAGGCTTTGAATAAAGGGATCTTAGATCCCTCAGATTTCAGTCAGCTCACCCTTCAGTCACAACATGCAAGTCAACCTAAAGCTGTGGAAAATGGTCCTGAAGACTCTGATTGCATTatcgaggaggaggtggaagttGAAGAATACAGCGACTCggatgaagagaaggagaaggtggATCTGGGCAAAAGCAGCCTCTCAGAGGATGAAGACGAGCAGGACGAGGATGCCCATACCAGGCACCACTTAGACAGCCTCAccacagaggatgaggagattTTCCTAGTGGATGAGATTTCTGGGGAGGAGCTTTTGTCTGATGAAGAAGGTCCAGATTTGGACACACCTGGTTCAatggatgaggaagaggaggaggacgagtcCAAcctgtcacttcaaacttcagAGGAAGCCGTTAAAGACGGGCTGCCAGAAAACAAAAGCCCAAAACAAAGACTGTCTTATGAGTTCACCAGACAAGCTTTCACCAGAGGAAAG CCTCACATGGTCGTGTGCAGCTTGTGTAAGCGTGATGGACATCTGAAAAAAGACTGCCCGGAAGATTTCAAGAAGGTGCAGCTGGAGCCTTTGCCCCCAATGACATCAGACTTTCTAGGTCGCCTTGACAAAGTCTGTGAGCAGTGCTACA CTGACTTTGCCCCAGATGAACTGGAAGTGGGAGTGAGGGAGCACATCCTTAAGGACGTGGAGAACTTTGTCAGACGACAGTTTGCTG gagctaggctacagcTTTTTGGATCATCTAAAAATGGCTACGGCTTCAGACAGAGTGACCTAGACATCTGCATGGTGCTGGAGGGACAGGACACCATACCT GATGCTGAATGCATCACTATCATTGAAAGCCTTGCCAGACTACTGCGGAAACACCCAG GTTTGAAGAACATCCTGCCCATCACTACGGCCAAAGTACCCATTGTAAAGTTCTACCATGTTCGCACCGGTCTGGAGGGAGACATCAGCCTCTACAACACACTG GCGCTGCACAACACGCACCTGCTCGCTTCCTATGCTGCCATTGACCGGAGAGTGAAGATCCTCTGCTACGTTATGAAGGTTTTTGCCAAG ATGTGTGACATTGGGGATGCCTCTCGTGGCAGCCTTTCGTCTTACGCTTACACGCTCATGGTGCTCTACTTCCTTCAGCAGAGGAACCCACCGGTTATCCCTGTTCTGCAAGAG ATCTATGATGGAAAGAAGAAGCCGGAGTCGCTAGTTGATGGCTGGAACGTGTACTTCTTTGATGACTTAAAAACATTA CCCAGTCGCTGGTCACAGTACGGGGGTAACACCGAGTCAGTGGGAGACCTGTGGCTCGGCCTGCTCCGCTTTTACACAGAGGACTTCGACTTCAGAGAGCATGTTATCTGTATCCGTCAGCACGGCCGCCTCACCACCTTCAACAAGCAGTGGACGTCCAAATACATCGTCATTGAAG ATCCGTTTGACCTGAATCATAATTTGGGTGCCGGTCTGTCCAGGAAAA TGACTAACTTCATCATGAAGGCTTTTATCAACGGCAGAACATTGTTTGGCACACCCATCAAATCCTTACCTCTTGAATACCCCAGCCAGATG GAGTATTTCTTTGACTCGGAGGTTCTCACTGAGGGAGAAGTGGCGCCCAATGACCGCTGCTGCCGTATCTGCGGCAAGATTGGCCACTTCATGAAAGACTGTCCCTTGCGTAAGAG GTCTAAGCACAGGTGGGACTCGGACAAAAGGCAAGAGCACCAGAGAGACAGAATGGATTCAGCCGATGACACCAGGGATCAGGTCAGACACAAGAATGAGAACTGGAGGAAAAGAGATGCACTGGAAATTCGCTGCTGCTACCTATGTGGATCAAGTACCCACATTAAGAAGGACTGTCAGCTGTACAGAAATCCTGCAG GTAATGTGAAGATGGACAACTATAACTACCCTGCTTCAGGCCACATGAGGAAtctgagagaaaaggaaaaacag GGTTTACCTTtacaagaagagaagaagagaaagcagCAGAATGTCATGTCAAGTCAACAAGCAG GTAGTCCCGCCTGCCGAAATGTGGGTCGTTCTGGTCCCAGGAAGAGCCCAGTGGAatga